In the genome of Populus nigra chromosome 9, ddPopNigr1.1, whole genome shotgun sequence, one region contains:
- the LOC133703009 gene encoding mitochondrial import inner membrane translocase subunit TIM50-like — protein sequence MASTVVRSRILSIISRNNKPNRRFFCSNKEPTISSQSTIPDQSAAAAAAAAAEEAPAQAAGIRENKAWNFFKYGIIGALTGATAFAGYATYAYSLDEVEEKTKTLRESVNYTASNDASNVEKYQGLLYSTVMTVPAKAVELYLDLRKFLEEHVKGFTEPASDKLLPDLHPAEQHVFTLVLDLNETIIYSDWKRDRGWRTFKRPGVDDFLQHLGRFYEIVVYSDQLSMYVDPVVERLDTNHFIRYRLSRSATRYQDGKHYRDLSKLNRDPGKILYVSGHAFENCLQPENCVPIKPFKIDETGDVPLDTALLDLIPFLEYVARNSPSDIRTVLASYERKDLGKEFLERSKDYQRRMQEQRQQGRLWRR from the exons atggcTTCCACAGTAGTTCGATCTCGCATTTTATCAATCATATCAAGAAACAATAAACCTAATCGCAGATTCTTTTGTTCAAATAAAGAACCCACCATCTCTTCTCAATCAACTATACCCGATCAATCTgctgcggctgcggctgcggcGGCGGCGGAGGAAGCACCGGCGCAGGCTGCGGGGATTCGGGAGAATAAGGCATGGAACTTTTTCAAGTATGGAATTATTGGCGCTCTCACTGGAGCCACTGCTTTTGCTGGATACGCTACTTAcg CCTACAGTTTGGATGAAGTGGAGGAGAAGACGAAAACTTTGCGAGAATCAGTAAACTATACTGCTAGTAATGACGCTTCCAATGTTGAG AAGTATCAAGGTTTGCTGTACTCCACAGTGATGACAG TTCCTGCTAAAGCGGTGGAACTTTACTTGGATCTGAGGAAGTTTCTGGAAGAACATGTCAAA GGTTTTACTGAACCAGCCTCAGATAAACTTCTTCCTGATTTGCATCCTGCTGAGCAACATGTTTTTACTCTTGTTTTAGATCTTAACGAGACAATAATTTATAGTGATTGGAAG CGCGACAGAGGCTGGCGAACATTCAAACGACCGGGAGTAGATGACTTCTTGCAACACCTTGGACGGTTCTATGAAATTGTTGTGTATTCGGATCAGCTAAGTATG TATGTTGATCCTGTTGTTGAAAGGTTGGATACAAACCACTTTATCAGGTACAGGCTATCAAGGAGTGCTACCAGGTATCAGGATGGCAAACATTATAGA GATCTTTCAAAACTTAATAGAGATCCGGGCAAAATCCTCTATGTGAGTGGTCATGCATTTGAAAATTGCCTTCAGCCAGAAAATTGTGTCCCGATTAAGCCATTCAAGATCGATGAAACGGGTGATGTACCTCTGGATACAGCACTTTTGGATCTTATTCCGTTTCTTGAGT ATGTTGCTCGCAATAGTCCATCTGACATCAGAACAGTTTTGGCATCTTATGAAAGAAAGGATTTAGGAAAAGAGTTCCTTGAACGTTCTAAAGATTATCAGAG GCGAATGCAAGAACAAAGGCAGCAAGGCCGCCTCTGGCGTCGCTGA
- the LOC133703716 gene encoding DEK domain-containing chromatin-associated protein 4-like translates to MGEEEKGTKVPEVTANGTSAPAKENSNDVMTEKTEENDGIKEMEEDKNDSEKVEIARMDEDPKVTEERESKDKEDGLEEGRTEAMEEEIKPKVDEEMEGKEKEAKEEVEEKVDVSKEKEEVEEKVDVSQEKEEKLEEEDGGRSKQRGKRKGDGRKAEMNKLMEEKKEPGPRTPTFDRPQRERKSVERLVATVDKDAVKEFQIEKGRGIPLKDIPNVAFKFSRRKADDTFKLLHTILFGRRGKALQIKSNISRFSGFVWHQNEGKEKSKVKEKFDKCNKEKLLEFCDVLDIPITKVTTKKEDVVTKLLDFLVVPHATTSDLLAEKEKEKVSKKRKRVAKSSTSGSTPLKCSAKSRRKAADNSKRRDKKSTSDTEDESEEEKAEEDEEEEEQEQENVEEQNENGALEKSDAEISKHSESEEKNESVEESEENSGKCKKRSATSLRKKAPYGKAKTRISVSRKSSSSVKRTPKKSSSKHILSDEDSDASPKVSPMKKKTEKVSKEKHLPSKKSTSKENTGKKVGKGKEKAKVKENKLMPSDDELRDAICEILKNVDFDTATFTDILKLLARRFDTDLTTRKSSIKLVIQAELTKLADEGDDEDGEGEA, encoded by the exons ATGGGCGAGGAAGAAAAAGGGACTAAAGTTCCAGAGGTAACGGCAAATGGGACTAGCGCTCCTGCAAAAGAGAACTCCAATGACGTTATGActgaaaaaacagaggaaaatgatggaataaaagaaatggaagaagataaaaatgatagcGAGAAAGTTGAGATTGCAAGGATGGATGAAGACCCCAAGGTGACTGAAGAAAGGGAAAGCAAAGACAAAGAAGATGGGTTAGAAGAAGGAAGAACTGAAGCAATGGAAGAAGAAATCAAACCCAAAGTAGATGAAGAGATGGAAGGAAAGGAGAAGGAAGCCAAAGAAGAGGTGGAGGAGAAGGTTGACGTGTCCAAGGAGAAAGAGGAGGTGGAGGAGAAGGTTGACGTGTCCcaggagaaagaagaaaagttggaggaggaggacgGGGGACGATCAAAGCAACGTGGGAAAAGGAAGGGTGATGGGAGGAAAGCTGAAATGAATAAGTTAATGGAAGAGAAGAAGGAGCCGGGGCCAAGGACTCCTACTTTTGATAGGCCACAGCGTGAAAGAAAATCTGTTGAAAGGCTGGTGGCAACTGTTGACAAAGATGCTGTCAAAGAATTCCAGATTGAAAAg GGCCGAGGTATCCCACTTAAAGATATACCTAATG TGGCGTTCAAGTTTTCAAGAAGGAAGGCTGATGATACATTCAAACTGCTTCATACAATTCTCTTTGGAAGGAGAGGAAAG GCATTGCAGATTAAGAGTAATATATCCCGGTTCTCTGGTTTTGTGTGGCATCAAAATGAG GGGAAAGAAAAGAgtaaagtgaaagaaaaatttgacaagTGTAATAAAGAGAAGCTGTTGGAATTTTGTGATGTGCTTGACATACCAATTACCAAGGTTACTACAAAGAAG GAAGATGTTGTTACAAAGCTGTTAGATTTTTTGGTGGTCCCCCATGCTACAACCAGTGATTTGCTTGCTGAAAAAGAGAAG GAAAAAGTGAGCAAAAAGCGCAAGAGAGTGGCCAAAAGTTCAACATCTGGGAGCACACCATTGAAATGTTCAGCTAAG AGTCGAAGAAAGGCTGCTGATAATTCAAAGAGGAGAGATAAAAAGAGTACATCTGATACAGAAGACGAGTCAGAAGAAGAGAAAGcagaggaagatgaagaagaagaagaacaggaACAAGAAAATGTAGAAGAGCAAAATGAAAATGGTGCTCTAGAAAAATCTGATGCTGAAATCTCTAAACATTCTGAAAGTGAGGAGAAAAATGAATCTGTAGAAGAATCTGAAGAAAACTCTGGAAAATGCAAAAAGAGGTCGGCTACATCATTGAGAAAAAAAGCACCTTATGGAAAAGCTAAAACCAGAATCTCCGTCTCCCGTAAGTCCAGTTCATCAGTGAAAAGAACGCCTAAAAAATCTTCATCAAAACACATTCTTTCTGATGAGGATAGTGATGCAAGTCCAAAGGTTTCCCcaatgaagaagaaaactgaAAAGGTATCAAAGGAGAAACACTTGCCTTCAAAGAAATctacctccaaggaaaacacag gtaaaaaagttggaaaagggaaggaaaagGCTAAAGTTAAAGAGAACAAATTGATGCCAAGTGATGATGAGCTTAGAGATGCGATATGTGAAATTCTTAAGAATGTGGATTTCGACACG GCTACATTCACTGATATTCTAAAGCTACTTG CTCGGCGATTTGACACAGATCTCACTACAAGAAAGTCATCTATTAAGCTTGTGATCCAAGCTGAGCTCACCAAACTAGCAGATGAGGGTGATGATGAAGATGGAGAAGGTGAAGCATAG